A single region of the Methanomassiliicoccales archaeon genome encodes:
- a CDS encoding bifunctional N(6)-L-threonylcarbamoyladenine synthase/serine/threonine protein kinase — protein sequence MISLGIEGTAHTVGVGIVDDNADILANELRMYRPEKGGIHPREAANHHAENVVPLVEKALEKSGLEFDDIDIVSFSQGPGLGPCLRTVATAARALSLSLDIPIIGVNHCIAHLEIGVAKTGASDPVLLYASGGNTQVIAFANGRYRIFGETLDIGIGNMLDKLGREIGLGYYAGPIIEKMALEGENLLDLPYSVKGMDMAFSGILTAALQQYKKGERLEDVCFSVQETCFAMLTEVTERAMAHVEKEEVLLGGGVVQNKRFRGMVQEMVYQRNAEMFVPDAKLCVDNGAMIAWTGLVMHEAGFKMTVDETAVNQRFRTDEVEVTWR from the coding sequence ATGATCTCCCTGGGTATCGAGGGAACTGCCCATACCGTGGGTGTCGGCATCGTCGATGACAATGCTGACATACTTGCCAATGAGCTTAGGATGTACAGACCGGAGAAGGGAGGCATCCATCCCAGGGAGGCGGCGAATCACCATGCTGAGAATGTAGTTCCTCTGGTTGAGAAAGCCCTTGAGAAATCAGGTCTGGAATTCGATGACATAGACATCGTCTCCTTTTCCCAGGGGCCCGGACTGGGCCCTTGCCTGAGAACGGTGGCCACCGCGGCAAGGGCACTCTCACTGTCCCTTGATATTCCCATTATAGGCGTGAACCATTGCATTGCGCACCTGGAGATAGGGGTGGCTAAGACCGGTGCATCTGACCCCGTGCTCCTCTATGCCTCGGGAGGGAATACTCAGGTAATTGCCTTTGCCAACGGAAGATACCGAATCTTTGGCGAGACCCTCGATATTGGCATAGGCAACATGCTGGACAAGCTTGGTAGGGAGATTGGACTTGGGTACTATGCTGGGCCTATCATCGAGAAAATGGCTTTGGAGGGAGAGAACCTACTAGATCTCCCATACTCAGTGAAGGGAATGGATATGGCCTTCTCTGGAATTCTGACTGCGGCTCTCCAGCAATACAAGAAGGGGGAGAGACTGGAGGATGTTTGCTTCTCTGTGCAGGAGACCTGTTTCGCCATGCTCACCGAGGTCACGGAAAGGGCCATGGCACATGTTGAGAAGGAAGAGGTCTTGCTTGGCGGGGGAGTGGTCCAGAACAAGAGATTCAGGGGCATGGTGCAGGAGATGGTCTATCAGCGGAATGCCGAGATGTTCGTTCCCGATGCCAAGCTCTGTGTGGATAACGGTGCTATGATAGCCTGGACGGGACTCGTCATGCATGAAGCTGGCTTCAAAATGACAGTTGATGAGACGGCCGTCAACCAGAGATTCAGGACAGACGAGGTCGAGGTCACCTGGAGATAG
- a CDS encoding DHH family phosphoesterase — MTADELPEGLLQRVSMAVDSVREFSQVRLISHYDADGISSAGVLSNSILKAGIGIHVTLAKSLDEEMIEKLSSEGHDCIVFSDMGSGMLKELGSLNGRVVVLDHHRPQGDSEDVIHVNPHLWGIDGMTGSSASAICMLFAIEMNEGNWPLLPVAFAGIAGDRQDIRGLTGINAWLLKGGKSRNLVEVGRRSLFPRGPLGEIERRFEPYLSGISGSKEGTASILGQAGLTSEEQGDSIDEMKRRKLASLITLILLEQGVEPSTLDELTGETYYFPSWEMEAGELSSLLNACGRMGMDGVGLSLTLGDPQALEKARALKADYDSEVLTALTGIEDRIEQMENIQFFHNQNPSLSGVVCGIAMQYIADKSKPTLALAEKAGKLRVSSRATFSLLERGVDLSEALKRGAERAGGLGGGHAIASGATVPFEREKEFLEAVNSIVGEQKVLKTK, encoded by the coding sequence ATGACCGCGGACGAGCTCCCCGAGGGACTCCTCCAGAGGGTTTCAATGGCGGTCGATTCGGTCCGCGAGTTTTCCCAGGTCCGCTTGATTTCCCATTACGACGCCGATGGTATCTCATCGGCGGGAGTTCTTTCCAATTCTATTCTCAAAGCAGGTATTGGCATTCATGTAACTCTAGCAAAATCGCTCGATGAAGAGATGATAGAGAAATTGTCATCTGAGGGACATGATTGCATCGTATTCTCAGATATGGGCAGTGGCATGCTGAAAGAACTGGGCTCACTGAATGGCAGGGTTGTGGTACTTGACCATCACCGTCCTCAGGGAGATTCAGAAGATGTTATCCACGTCAATCCCCACCTATGGGGAATAGATGGGATGACCGGGTCATCGGCAAGCGCGATATGCATGCTTTTTGCGATCGAAATGAACGAGGGCAATTGGCCTCTACTGCCCGTGGCTTTCGCAGGGATCGCCGGCGACAGGCAGGACATTCGAGGATTGACCGGTATAAACGCCTGGTTGCTGAAAGGGGGCAAATCAAGGAACCTGGTCGAGGTTGGAAGAAGATCTCTATTCCCCAGAGGGCCTCTGGGTGAGATCGAAAGAAGGTTCGAGCCCTACCTATCAGGCATCAGTGGTTCGAAGGAGGGGACGGCATCGATTCTAGGGCAGGCTGGACTCACTTCCGAGGAGCAGGGGGATTCCATCGATGAGATGAAAAGAAGGAAACTGGCCTCACTGATTACACTGATCCTGCTGGAGCAAGGCGTCGAACCTTCAACGCTTGATGAGCTCACTGGGGAAACCTATTACTTTCCATCCTGGGAAATGGAGGCAGGAGAGCTGTCGTCCCTTCTAAACGCCTGCGGAAGAATGGGCATGGATGGAGTAGGATTGTCTCTCACATTGGGAGATCCCCAAGCTCTTGAAAAAGCAAGAGCGCTGAAGGCAGACTACGACTCCGAGGTTCTGACTGCGCTAACCGGAATTGAGGACAGAATCGAACAGATGGAAAACATCCAGTTCTTCCACAATCAGAACCCAAGCCTCTCCGGGGTTGTTTGTGGCATCGCCATGCAATACATTGCGGACAAGAGCAAGCCAACACTTGCCCTGGCCGAGAAGGCAGGTAAGCTCAGGGTCTCTTCCCGTGCAACGTTCTCCTTGCTCGAGAGGGGCGTGGATCTATCAGAAGCACTCAAACGAGGTGCAGAGCGCGCGGGAGGATTGGGAGGGGGACATGCAATCGCCAGTGGTGCTACAGTCCCATTCGAAAGGGAGAAGGAGTTCCTAGAGGCTGTGAACTCTATCGTGGGCGAGCAGAAGGTCTTGAAAACGAAGTGA
- a CDS encoding 30S ribosomal protein S15 — MARMHARRRGRSGSTRPILTEKPEWVPLGSEEIEEQIVRMAKDGISSSRIGLVLRDQYGVPSVRLSVGKSITDVMRENDLVPKLPEDLVSLMKKAINLNSHMTENHKDISNKRSLQLIEAKIRRLTKYYKKTGVIPADWKYSIKTAELQIQ, encoded by the coding sequence ATGGCCCGTATGCATGCCAGGAGACGAGGACGATCGGGATCGACCCGGCCGATATTGACGGAGAAGCCAGAGTGGGTGCCGCTTGGATCCGAGGAGATCGAGGAGCAGATAGTTAGAATGGCAAAGGACGGAATAAGCTCCTCAAGGATAGGTTTGGTCCTCAGGGATCAGTATGGTGTTCCATCTGTCAGGCTCTCCGTAGGGAAGAGCATAACCGACGTGATGAGGGAGAATGATCTTGTGCCCAAGCTTCCTGAGGATCTTGTCAGCCTCATGAAGAAGGCGATCAATCTCAACTCCCATATGACCGAAAACCATAAGGACATCAGCAATAAGAGGAGCCTGCAATTGATCGAAGCTAAGATCAGGCGCCTCACCAAGTACTACAAGAAGACTGGGGTCATTCCCGCGGATTGGAAGTACTCGATCAAGACCGCAGAACTCCAGATCCAGTGA
- a CDS encoding NUDIX domain-containing protein, with amino-acid sequence MRFVYAVGFIDDLFLMVYNPRRDGWEMPGGHMEVDELPEKAIKREYLEESGHLFFPMARMDMGKAAVFSGTIRREGIGEMDWALFDRLPDRLAFPEVEYENIIAWARESLDKGKEEIAGTTKA; translated from the coding sequence ATGAGGTTTGTCTACGCCGTAGGATTCATTGATGATCTGTTCTTGATGGTCTACAACCCCCGAAGAGATGGATGGGAAATGCCTGGAGGTCACATGGAAGTGGATGAGTTGCCAGAGAAGGCGATCAAGCGAGAGTACTTGGAGGAATCCGGTCACCTCTTCTTTCCAATGGCCAGAATGGACATGGGGAAAGCCGCAGTTTTCTCCGGCACCATACGGAGAGAAGGGATTGGAGAGATGGATTGGGCTCTCTTCGACCGGCTTCCCGACAGACTTGCCTTCCCTGAGGTCGAGTATGAGAATATCATCGCCTGGGCCCGTGAAAGCCTGGACAAGGGGAAGGAAGAAATAGCAGGAACAACTAAGGCTTAA
- a CDS encoding fibrillarin-like rRNA/tRNA 2'-O-methyltransferase: MKATRFFGVHMDNGRLYTMNLVPGVRVYGEKLVSWGGEEYREWMHSRSKLAAYLKLGGSFFPFKEDTQVLYLGAASGTTASHLSDILVSGTLYCVEISPRSFRDLVMVSDARGNMVPLLADATQPSSFDFAVGNVDVVYQDVAQRGQASILIRNMEHFGASTGMLALKSRSEDVSRRPAEIFNEARSELLGVGLKMVDMVPLDPYEKDHAMMVVKRR, encoded by the coding sequence ATGAAGGCGACGAGGTTCTTTGGCGTCCACATGGACAATGGAAGGTTGTACACTATGAACCTTGTTCCTGGGGTGAGAGTTTACGGAGAAAAGCTGGTCAGTTGGGGAGGTGAGGAGTACAGGGAGTGGATGCACTCCAGAAGTAAATTGGCAGCCTATTTGAAACTTGGGGGCAGTTTCTTCCCGTTCAAAGAGGATACCCAGGTGCTGTATCTGGGAGCGGCGAGCGGTACCACGGCATCCCATCTTTCAGATATTCTGGTCTCAGGCACGCTATATTGTGTTGAGATCTCGCCTCGTTCATTCAGGGACCTGGTGATGGTCAGCGATGCCAGGGGCAACATGGTTCCCCTGCTTGCGGATGCGACGCAGCCGTCTAGCTTTGACTTCGCGGTGGGAAATGTAGATGTGGTTTACCAGGATGTGGCCCAGAGGGGGCAGGCTTCCATACTGATACGGAACATGGAACATTTCGGGGCCAGTACAGGGATGCTTGCCCTGAAATCCAGATCGGAAGATGTCTCACGAAGGCCAGCTGAGATATTCAATGAGGCCAGGTCAGAACTCCTTGGGGTTGGTCTGAAAATGGTGGATATGGTTCCCCTTGACCCTTACGAGAAAGATCACGCCATGATGGTGGTGAAGCGCAGATGA